The following are encoded together in the Candidatus Babeliales bacterium genome:
- a CDS encoding ankyrin repeat domain-containing protein — MTETPYIPRLKEGEASFATKMCFLGIVNNTISQVKLAIFMGADVNFINKETEKSLLCLACTKEHEDIGIELLKHDAIDITSIGDYSTGDTPLHIACKKNLPIIVDIILNKNPNTAHIFNYEGFLPLHMAAQYGHERCVTIILNKNPQTAHMRCKNGNLPLHSAIYNEHKNCIESLITAYNNKNIDTQNYTMSTALHIACAKPSNESFDTSYTVKEMIVIACPKPSDESFDIIKQLIVKGASTTIKNNIQATPLLIMFSCVNSNNEFNNFITKNPGFAKELINAIDKYGNNQLHLCATCQSINDDKFDQYLQFLISHGVNIWSKNKDGKLPVDLACDAFTTLYNEYRTTKLPYLEKALTIQERVMHSFLRVTSPYTPYAVLSACLSNVSLPKEIITHIAHDYNQINSETVVAKKYKNDKTYYDDFIENKENIKKELRDNPKKF, encoded by the coding sequence TTGACAGAAACACCATACATACCACGTTTAAAGGAAGGCGAAGCATCCTTTGCAACAAAAATGTGTTTTTTAGGAATAGTAAACAATACAATCTCGCAAGTGAAACTGGCAATATTTATGGGAGCTGATGTCAATTTTATTAATAAAGAAACAGAAAAATCACTTTTATGCCTTGCATGTACAAAAGAACATGAAGATATTGGTATAGAATTACTCAAACACGACGCTATAGATATAACTTCTATAGGTGATTACTCTACCGGAGATACGCCACTACACATAGCATGTAAAAAAAACTTACCTATAATAGTTGATATAATCCTCAACAAAAATCCCAATACCGCACATATATTCAACTATGAAGGCTTTCTTCCTTTACACATGGCGGCACAATATGGTCATGAAAGATGTGTTACTATAATCCTTAATAAAAACCCCCAAACAGCACATATGCGTTGCAAGAATGGAAATCTCCCTCTTCACTCAGCAATTTATAATGAACATAAAAATTGTATTGAATCACTTATTACTGCTTATAATAATAAAAATATCGACACTCAAAATTATACAATGTCTACTGCATTACACATAGCATGCGCTAAACCCTCAAACGAATCATTTGATACTAGTTATACTGTCAAAGAAATGATAGTAATAGCATGCCCTAAACCATCAGACGAATCGTTTGATATTATCAAACAACTGATAGTAAAAGGCGCGAGCACGACGATTAAAAACAATATACAGGCAACGCCACTCCTTATAATGTTCTCTTGCGTTAATTCAAATAACGAATTTAATAATTTTATTACAAAAAATCCTGGCTTTGCCAAAGAACTCATTAATGCAATTGATAAATATGGAAACAATCAACTACATTTATGTGCAACATGTCAATCTATAAATGATGATAAATTCGATCAATACTTACAATTTCTTATTTCTCATGGAGTAAATATATGGTCAAAAAATAAAGATGGTAAACTACCAGTAGATCTTGCATGCGACGCATTCACAACATTATACAATGAGTACAGAACAACAAAACTACCTTACCTAGAAAAAGCTCTTACTATACAAGAACGCGTTATGCATAGCTTTTTACGCGTCACTTCACCATACACACCTTACGCAGTATTAAGCGCATGTTTAAGCAATGTATCACTTCCTAAAGAAATAATAACTCACATAGCACATGATTATAATCAGATCAATAGTGAAACAGTCGTTGCCAAAAAATATAAAAATGACAAGACATATTATGACGATTTCATTGAAAATAAAGAAAATATAAAAAAGGAACTGCGCGATAATCCAAAAAAATTCTAG
- a CDS encoding pseudouridine synthase, translated as MNIQKNQVDSLSKYLAQAGVASRRKVVDIIKSGVITVNGATINKPGFKINVNDCVKINNNIVRLEPKVYILLNKPKNCITTVADDLGRHGVIDLIADTIKQRIYPVGRLDRNTTGLLVLTNDGELALQLSHPRFEVEKIYHLLLDKAFTRNDMKKILNGVELEDGFIKVDQASFFSDRPKQNVIVALHSGKYRIVRRLFEHLGYGVEKLDRAGYAGLVKGHLKTGEWRYLTPTEVSYLKNNK; from the coding sequence ATGAATATACAAAAAAATCAAGTTGATTCCTTAAGTAAATATCTTGCTCAAGCAGGAGTTGCTTCTCGGCGTAAAGTAGTAGATATCATTAAATCAGGGGTGATTACTGTTAATGGTGCTACTATAAATAAGCCTGGATTTAAAATAAATGTTAACGATTGTGTAAAAATAAATAACAATATAGTTCGCTTAGAACCTAAAGTTTATATTTTACTTAATAAACCCAAAAATTGCATAACAACAGTTGCTGACGATTTGGGTCGTCATGGTGTTATTGATTTGATAGCTGATACAATAAAGCAACGAATTTATCCTGTTGGACGTCTTGACCGTAACACAACTGGATTGTTAGTGCTAACTAATGATGGAGAGCTTGCTCTTCAATTATCACATCCTCGATTTGAGGTTGAAAAAATATACCATCTTTTATTAGATAAAGCTTTTACCCGTAACGATATGAAAAAGATACTTAATGGTGTTGAGCTGGAAGATGGCTTTATTAAGGTTGATCAGGCATCTTTTTTTTCTGATAGACCAAAACAAAATGTTATTGTTGCGTTACATAGTGGCAAATATCGCATTGTTCGACGTCTTTTTGAGCATTTGGGATACGGAGTTGAAAAACTTGATCGTGCAGGATATGCAGGATTAGTTAAAGGGCACCTAAAGACCGGCGAATGGCGTTATTTGACACCTACTGAAGTTTCTTATCTTAAAAACAATAAATAA
- a CDS encoding ankyrin repeat domain-containing protein: MKQLSLRFTTIISLAVYFLLFTCRPSQSMDMNPHGINDLALADLMLLQGIVTGRIDLIQLSLQMGANINDRVGTYETPLLCTVVEHVKNEEIIKKLLQKKNVILHISNPKTGNTPLHLACSRNLPSIVDVILNKDPETICIPNKNGQLPLAIAAKYGHKECLKLLLAYNNAHINHQSYDGSTALHEICTYTEEIPTDTRSNIIKLLIEYGANTTIKNNLQATPLYSLFSYNSATLDYLLDNDKSIADQLIHAVDEHHNNQLHLCATLQLINNESFNKSTKYLKFLITRDVNLWSRNKDGKLPVDLAYDAFKTLYNKYTAKKLPYLENVLKHQEHIMHSFLSIASPFTKYVLLKAISHQQNLTKNILALIALNYYTLNIDAIIAEKYVNNYTTYYHMPIEKKMK, from the coding sequence ATGAAACAATTAAGTTTAAGGTTTACTACAATCATCTCACTTGCTGTTTATTTTTTATTATTCACCTGCCGACCATCCCAATCTATGGACATGAATCCACATGGAATTAATGATCTTGCACTTGCAGATTTAATGCTACTTCAAGGAATAGTAACGGGAAGAATAGATCTCATACAATTAAGCTTACAGATGGGTGCAAATATCAATGACCGTGTCGGCACATATGAAACTCCTTTATTATGTACTGTAGTCGAACACGTTAAAAACGAAGAAATTATTAAGAAATTATTACAAAAAAAAAATGTCATTTTACACATATCAAATCCCAAAACAGGAAATACACCCCTCCATCTAGCATGCTCACGCAATCTGCCTTCCATTGTTGATGTAATCCTCAACAAAGATCCTGAAACTATATGCATACCCAATAAAAACGGACAACTACCGCTAGCAATTGCTGCAAAGTATGGTCACAAAGAATGTCTTAAATTATTACTTGCGTACAATAATGCACATATCAACCATCAAAGCTATGATGGATCTACCGCATTGCATGAAATATGTACGTACACAGAAGAAATACCAACAGATACACGATCAAACATTATCAAGCTGCTCATAGAATATGGCGCTAACACAACTATTAAAAACAATCTCCAAGCAACGCCTTTATATTCACTATTTTCGTATAATTCTGCTACATTAGATTATTTACTTGATAATGATAAAAGTATAGCTGATCAACTCATACATGCAGTCGATGAACACCACAACAATCAATTACATTTATGTGCAACGTTACAATTAATCAATAATGAATCCTTTAATAAAAGTACAAAATACTTAAAGTTTCTTATTACTCGTGACGTAAACTTGTGGTCAAGAAATAAAGATGGTAAATTACCAGTAGATCTTGCATACGATGCATTTAAAACATTATACAACAAATATACAGCAAAAAAATTGCCTTATCTCGAAAACGTTCTTAAACACCAAGAACATATCATGCATAGTTTTTTATCTATTGCATCACCATTCACGAAATATGTACTACTTAAAGCAATATCACATCAACAAAACCTCACAAAAAACATACTAGCTCTCATAGCCCTTAATTATTATACATTGAATATTGACGCCATAATTGCTGAAAAATATGTCAATAATTATACAACATACTATCATATGCCCATCGAAAAAAAGATGAAATAA